Sequence from the Sphingobacteriaceae bacterium GW460-11-11-14-LB5 genome:
TTTATACTCAGCTGTACCACACTACACTGGCATTTGGTATAAGAATTTGCCTTGCACTCAATAGCACCATTACACCGCTCGCAGGGAATGATTTCGTGTTTGGCGCTATGAATAGTTGAAGACATCTTTAAAGTTCAATTGTTTATGGGTTCATTTAGTCATTAACTAATGAAACCAATACAAAAGTATAAACAAAAAATAAGGTTTTGAGCGTTTGCCCAAAACCTTAAATAATACGAACGTAAAAATGTTAAAATGCAGATTCTATTTTAGCATTGATGTGGGTATTGCTGAGGTTATATTCTTCATTAATACCTGCAGCTAAGGGGGTGCTACTTTCTGCAACATGCTCATCTTGCCTTATTATTGGCCCATTTTTAGCCAATTCGCTGCCTACTACTTTAGATTTGAAGAACGGCCAGGCCAGTTGGGCATACCACTCATCACCTTCGTAATGTGAAATGCCATAAGCTTTAGGATACTTTCTGCTGATGAATGCGGTATCGAAAATGATATCCCACAGGAAAAACATGTTACCAAAATTACCTTTATAATAACCTATCCCATCATCTGTTGATGCCGCATGGTGCGCATGATGTGTGGCGGGGGTTGATATTACCCGCTCGAACACCCAGGCAATAGGATGTAATACTTTGTACTTATAAAAAGGTTTATCCCAGGGAATGCTCGAGTGTGCAAAGGTTACAATAGCTCCTTTTATACCTTTTACCACCACTGCCGGAATACCTAAGCCTAAATAAACCAGCGCAGTAGTTAAATAGGTTTGAGAAAAAAACAAACTATAAATTACATTTTGTCTGCTGGCCATAGCCATGCCCATGTATGGCGTCGAGTGGTGTGTACGATGGAAACGCCATAACCATGGAATTTCATGGTGTAAGCGGTGGTACCAATATTGCGTCAAATCATCGGCAACTGCGATAATTCCGCAGCCCCACCAAAATGGAACCCACTCAAATTCATTTTTTAAATTTGGTAATACCGCAGGCAAAAACTTTAATCCATAATAAGCTACTACTGGTCTAATGACTAATTTGGGCAAAATGAAACAGGCAATATCTGTATAGCGCTCGCCTTTTGGCCATTTGCCTTTGTAAAGCCCAAAAGAGAATTCGAGAACCCCGATTACAAAAACTAAAAACGGAAATCCGATTCCATTGAGGTTTTCTATTATTTTTTTGATAAAATCAATCGCTTCCATTTTCGCTATTTGTTTTTAAGGTTGAAGGTTTATTAACCGTAGCTTTTTTGTGCTCCCATGGTCTCTCTCCGGTAATGTAAAAAGTGGTGAACATAAGCGCTATGGGTAAAAAAAAGATAAACAGACTTAAGCCAGCGTTTCGCCATATTTTCTGTCTGGATTCTAATGACATTTTCATTTTTTATAATTTGTTTTTAAAGGTGATGAAGCCGTTATGATTTATTCCATGACCTGGTTTTGAAAATCATGACGGTTTCATCATCAAGGTTATTTTACAGGTGAAATAATGGTATTACTGGCGTTTGATTTAGATTTAGGGAGCAATTTTGGAGCAGCCCACAAGCTGCCAAAAATGATAGCAAATGGCACTAAGGTAACCACAATCCCTAAAAGGATTTTCTTGCCAAGAATTTTTACATCTGAAATAGTCATCTTAATTTTTTAAAGTGATCATTAATTATGAGGTCATTTATACTTATTTCTTTATGGTTTCGCTGCTGGTTGTTGTATTTGTAGCCTGCGTTTTTTTATGAATACGCTGATTGGTTACATCATCCCAGGTGATGTAAGGATACAAATTGTATTTTTGGGCCTGCACCTCAAACAGCGCTTTCAATTCTGCTAACTTTTTCGGGTCTTTTTTAGCCAGGTCAATTCGTTCATTAAAATCTTCGTTTAGATTGTACAGTTCCCACTCACCTTCTCCGTATTTCCTCGTAGCTGCGCCGCTCGCTTTTTCCGGACCGAAAATTCCATCGCGGTTAAAACTCAAAGCGGCCTTCCACCCATCTTTATAAATGGATCTTGCGCCGAAAATGTAGTAGTGCTGTACGGTGTGGCGTGAGGCAGCTTTGGCATTATCAAAACTGTAGGCCAATGAAGTACCTTGAAGCGTATCCTGCTTAATGCCGCGAATAAATTCTGGATTTTTAATACCAACATATTCCAGGGTAGTGGGAAGGATATCAATCACATGCCCGTATTGGGTACGTAATGTTCCTTTATCTTTAATCCCCTTAGGATAATAAACAATTAACGGATTACGCGTGCCGCCCTCGCTATTGGCGTCTTGTTTCCAGGCTTTAAAAGGTGTGTTTAATGCCTGTGCCCAGCCTAATGGATAATTGCCCACGGTATTTTCTGGCGTACCTACCTTAGCTAAATTGGCATAGTTATAATCAACAGATTCTTCTTCTGTTAATGGTTTTGGCGCTTTTGTACCTGCCGCCACATAACCTTTATCGATCACGCCATTTTGCGTACCTTCTTTA
This genomic interval carries:
- a CDS encoding sterol desaturase, which produces MEAIDFIKKIIENLNGIGFPFLVFVIGVLEFSFGLYKGKWPKGERYTDIACFILPKLVIRPVVAYYGLKFLPAVLPNLKNEFEWVPFWWGCGIIAVADDLTQYWYHRLHHEIPWLWRFHRTHHSTPYMGMAMASRQNVIYSLFFSQTYLTTALVYLGLGIPAVVVKGIKGAIVTFAHSSIPWDKPFYKYKVLHPIAWVFERVISTPATHHAHHAASTDDGIGYYKGNFGNMFFLWDIIFDTAFISRKYPKAYGISHYEGDEWYAQLAWPFFKSKVVGSELAKNGPIIRQDEHVAESSTPLAAGINEEYNLSNTHINAKIESAF